In the Haliaeetus albicilla chromosome 7, bHalAlb1.1, whole genome shotgun sequence genome, one interval contains:
- the DAD1 gene encoding dolichyl-diphosphooligosaccharide--protein glycosyltransferase subunit DAD1 — MSGAAGSGAGAAGSVGSVVRRFLAEYGSGTPSRLKVLDAYLLYVLLTGALQFGYCLGVGTFPFNSFLSGFISAVGSFILGVCLRIQINPQNKGEFQGISPERAFADFLFANTILHLVVINFVG, encoded by the exons ATGTCGGGTGCGGCGGGCTCCGGCGCGGGGGCCGCGGGCTCGGTGGGCTCGGTGGTGCGGCGCTTCCTGGCGGAGTACGGCAGCGGCACGCCGAGCCGCCTCAAGGTGCTGGACGCCTACCTTCTCTACGTGCTGCTCACCGGGGCGCTCCAGTTCGGCTACTGCCTCGGCGTCGGCACCTTCCCCTTCAACTCCTTCCTCAGCGGCTTCATCTCCGCCGTCGGCAGCTTCATCCTCGGCG TTTGCCTCCGGATCCAGATCAACCCCCAGAACAAAGGCGAGTTCCAAGGCATTTCACCGGAGCGGGCTTTTGCTGATTTCCTCTTTGCCAACACCATCCTCCATCTTGTTGTCATCAATTTTGTTGGCTGA